A window of the Oncorhynchus masou masou isolate Uvic2021 chromosome 13, UVic_Omas_1.1, whole genome shotgun sequence genome harbors these coding sequences:
- the LOC135553007 gene encoding gamma-sarcoglycan-like isoform X3 — protein sequence MSLILGIQWLPSGMNKNQHSPSSTEGMGHLKVTSDGVRLEDGESEFLFPLYAQEIHSREDSSLLVNSSENVTLNARNENNDVTGSLSVGPDVAQGNAQNFVISSNTKMLFSADDKEVVVGTDKLRVTGPEGALFEHSVETPLLKAEPFKDLRLESPTRSLSMDAPKGVFVKALAGNIEAASNMDFLLHSSEGLVILDAETVRLPNLPLGQGGVSGNAQGLYEVCVCPSGKLFLSKAGVTSTCSESQEC from the exons ATGTCTCTTATCCTTGGCATCCAATGGCTGCCTAGTGGGATGAATAAAAACCAACATTCACCCTCTAGCACG GAAGGGATGGGACACCTAAAAGTAACATCGGACGGAGTGAGGCTTGAGGACGGAGAGTCAGAgttcctctttcctctctacgCCCAAGAGATCCACTCCAGAGAG GACTCCTCTCTCTTGGTGAACTCGTCTGAAAACGTCACCCTCAATGCCCGCAATGAAAATAATGATGTCACAGGAAGTCTCTCTGTAG GTCCAGATGTGGCCCAGGGAAATGCACAGAACTTTGTCATCAGCTCCAACACCAAGATGCTGTTTTCTGCAGATGACAAAGAGGTGGTTGTTGGGACAGACAAGCTCCGTGTCACAG GTCCAGAAGGTGCCCTGTTTGAACACTCTGTAGAGACGCCCCTGCTCAAAGCTGAACCCTTCAAAGACTTGAG GCTGGAGTCTCCAACCCGCTCTCTCAGCATGGATGCACCAAAGGGAGTCTTTGTCAAAGCACTGGCCGGGAACATCGAGGCTGCATCTAACATGGATTTTCTATTGCACTCCAGTGAAGGACTG gTGATTCTGGATGCCGAGACCGTGCGTCTGCCTAATCTCCCCCTGGGACAAGGAGGTGTGTCTGGAAACGCTCAGGGACTCTAcgaagtgtgtgtttgtcccagcGGAAAGCTGTTCCTGTCCAAGGCCGGGGTCACCTCCACGTGCAGCGAAAGCCAAGAGTGCTAG
- the LOC135553007 gene encoding gamma-sarcoglycan-like isoform X1: protein MVREQYVNTTQDSSVPAPVPDSIYKIGIYGWRKRCLYLFVLLLIIILTVNFALTIWILRVMWFNTEGMGHLKVTSDGVRLEDGESEFLFPLYAQEIHSREDSSLLVNSSENVTLNARNENNDVTGSLSVGPDVAQGNAQNFVISSNTKMLFSADDKEVVVGTDKLRVTGPEGALFEHSVETPLLKAEPFKDLRLESPTRSLSMDAPKGVFVKALAGNIEAASNMDFLLHSSEGLVILDAETVRLPNLPLGQGGVSGNAQGLYEVCVCPSGKLFLSKAGVTSTCSESQEC, encoded by the exons ATGGTGAGGGAGCAGTATGTCAACACCACCCAGGACAGCAGTGTCCCTGCCCCGGTCCCTGACTCAATCTATAAGATTGGGATCTACGGTTGGAGGAAGCGCTGCCTCTACCTGTTTGTCCTGCTGCTCATTATCATCCTCACTGTGAACTTTGCCCTTACCATATGGATCCTCCGGGTCATGTGGTTTAACACG GAAGGGATGGGACACCTAAAAGTAACATCGGACGGAGTGAGGCTTGAGGACGGAGAGTCAGAgttcctctttcctctctacgCCCAAGAGATCCACTCCAGAGAG GACTCCTCTCTCTTGGTGAACTCGTCTGAAAACGTCACCCTCAATGCCCGCAATGAAAATAATGATGTCACAGGAAGTCTCTCTGTAG GTCCAGATGTGGCCCAGGGAAATGCACAGAACTTTGTCATCAGCTCCAACACCAAGATGCTGTTTTCTGCAGATGACAAAGAGGTGGTTGTTGGGACAGACAAGCTCCGTGTCACAG GTCCAGAAGGTGCCCTGTTTGAACACTCTGTAGAGACGCCCCTGCTCAAAGCTGAACCCTTCAAAGACTTGAG GCTGGAGTCTCCAACCCGCTCTCTCAGCATGGATGCACCAAAGGGAGTCTTTGTCAAAGCACTGGCCGGGAACATCGAGGCTGCATCTAACATGGATTTTCTATTGCACTCCAGTGAAGGACTG gTGATTCTGGATGCCGAGACCGTGCGTCTGCCTAATCTCCCCCTGGGACAAGGAGGTGTGTCTGGAAACGCTCAGGGACTCTAcgaagtgtgtgtttgtcccagcGGAAAGCTGTTCCTGTCCAAGGCCGGGGTCACCTCCACGTGCAGCGAAAGCCAAGAGTGCTAG
- the LOC135553007 gene encoding gamma-sarcoglycan-like isoform X2, with amino-acid sequence MGGGVPSLWSLNWRKEESRDRERRVLCCSLLPSAETDHPVQEGMGHLKVTSDGVRLEDGESEFLFPLYAQEIHSREDSSLLVNSSENVTLNARNENNDVTGSLSVGPDVAQGNAQNFVISSNTKMLFSADDKEVVVGTDKLRVTGPEGALFEHSVETPLLKAEPFKDLRLESPTRSLSMDAPKGVFVKALAGNIEAASNMDFLLHSSEGLVILDAETVRLPNLPLGQGGVSGNAQGLYEVCVCPSGKLFLSKAGVTSTCSESQEC; translated from the exons ATGGGAGGAGGTGTaccctctctctggtcactcaactggaggaaagaagagagcagggaccgtgagaggcgggtgctctgttgctctctccttccctccgctgagactgaccatccAGTGCAG GAAGGGATGGGACACCTAAAAGTAACATCGGACGGAGTGAGGCTTGAGGACGGAGAGTCAGAgttcctctttcctctctacgCCCAAGAGATCCACTCCAGAGAG GACTCCTCTCTCTTGGTGAACTCGTCTGAAAACGTCACCCTCAATGCCCGCAATGAAAATAATGATGTCACAGGAAGTCTCTCTGTAG GTCCAGATGTGGCCCAGGGAAATGCACAGAACTTTGTCATCAGCTCCAACACCAAGATGCTGTTTTCTGCAGATGACAAAGAGGTGGTTGTTGGGACAGACAAGCTCCGTGTCACAG GTCCAGAAGGTGCCCTGTTTGAACACTCTGTAGAGACGCCCCTGCTCAAAGCTGAACCCTTCAAAGACTTGAG GCTGGAGTCTCCAACCCGCTCTCTCAGCATGGATGCACCAAAGGGAGTCTTTGTCAAAGCACTGGCCGGGAACATCGAGGCTGCATCTAACATGGATTTTCTATTGCACTCCAGTGAAGGACTG gTGATTCTGGATGCCGAGACCGTGCGTCTGCCTAATCTCCCCCTGGGACAAGGAGGTGTGTCTGGAAACGCTCAGGGACTCTAcgaagtgtgtgtttgtcccagcGGAAAGCTGTTCCTGTCCAAGGCCGGGGTCACCTCCACGTGCAGCGAAAGCCAAGAGTGCTAG
- the LOC135553009 gene encoding small ribosomal subunit protein eS25-like — translation MPPKDAKGKGKDSGKSKKDKDPANKSGGKAKKKKWSKGKVRDKLNNLVLFDKATYEKLNKEVPNYKLITPAVVSERLKIRGSLARAALQELLSKGMIKLVSKHRSQVIYTRNTKGPEEEGGVVVPDKPEKPEKAAKAAKGEKGEKEEKA, via the exons ATG CCTCCTAAAGACgccaaggggaaggggaaggattCCGGGAAGTCCAAAAAGGACAAGGATCCAGCCAACAAATCCGGAGGCAAAGCCAAGAAGAAG AAGTGGTCCAAGGGAAAGGTGAGGGATAAGCTCAACAACCTGGTCCTCTTCGACAAGGCCACCTATGAAAAGTTGAACAAGGAAGTGCCCAACTACAAGCTCATCACACCAGCAGTTGTGTCCGAGAGGCTAAAGATCAGAGGGTCTCTGGCCAGGGCTGCCCTCCAGGAACTGCTCAGCAAAG GCATGATCAAGTTGGTGTCAAAACACAGATCGCAGGTGATCTACACACGTAACACCAAGGGTCCTGAGGAGGAGGGTGGTGTTGTGGTTCCAGACAAGCCAGAGAAGCCTGAGAAGGCAGCTAAGGCAgcgaagggagagaagggagaaaaggAAGAGAAAGCATAA